The following are encoded in a window of Oncorhynchus mykiss isolate Arlee chromosome Y, USDA_OmykA_1.1, whole genome shotgun sequence genomic DNA:
- the LOC110509722 gene encoding NMDA receptor synaptonuclear signaling and neuronal migration factor isoform X5, producing MGTAVSKRKNIRNDATSSVAAKVRAARAFGEYLSHTHPENRNGSAHLLSDTFVVPDSVSPGGVRHHNNNHPYPHRGSPASPESSLVKHPLDHLQPPPASITTTKTRLSLERSFSAEEDQQKCVECALQPARVYTITGEHGMLGSNRGSKESLELELLKGASPLVQPSTSPSSTSSSSPTQHHLRHGHRSNTHRDDGSHRHGNPVAGGSGSNHHTLNVTGGGASHHGHHGSHHHLSQQPLSSSVSAQNIRSWGEGGKGDSREDCSLNVVLDSSGAPSRSQGSLDLESSREAEDNNWYPKDNMFSFQTATTTMQAISNFRKHLRMVGSRRMKAQTFAERRAMSFNRSWSDPTPVKNDSPHDPRDSGDLPASCGTLDEGEREELDWEEEREMERLACEGDDFIPPKIMLISSKVPKAEYVPTIIRRDDPSIIPILYDHEHATFDDILEEIEKKLTAYRRGSRIWRMLIFCQGGPGHLYLLKNKVATFAKVEKEEDMSQFWRRLSRFMSKVNPEPNLIHIMGCYVLGNPNGEKLFQKLKNLMRPYSIEFESPLELSAQGKEMIEMYFDFRLFRLWKTRQHSKLLDYEDLL from the exons AGCAGCGCGAGCGTTTGGAGAGTACCTGTCCCACACACACCCTGAGAACCGAAACGGCTCAG CCCATCTCCTGTCTGACACGTTTGTTGTCCCAGACTCTGTCTCCCCTGGCGGTGTCCgtcaccacaacaacaaccatccATACCCCCACAGGGGCTCTCCGGCCTCCCCTGAGTCCAGCCTGGTGAAGCATCCGCTGGACCACCTCCAGCCCCCGCccgcctccatcaccaccaccaagACCCGCCTGTCTCTGGAGCGCAGCTTCTCGGCCGAGGAGGACCAGCAGAAGTGTGTGGAGTGCGCCCTGCAGCCCGCCCGCGTCTACACCATCACCGGAGAGCACGGTATGCTGGGTAGCAACCGGGGCAGCAAGGAGAGCCTGGAGCTGGAGCTGCTGAAGGGGGCGTCACCCCTGGTCcagccctccacctccccctcctccacctcctcctcctcacccaccCAGCACCACCTCCGTCACGGTCACCGCAGCAACACTCACCGCGATGACGGGAGCCATCGTCACGGCAACCCCGTGGCCGGCGGCAGTGGCAGCAACCATCACACTCTGAATGTTACTGGTGGGGGAGCCTCCCACCATGGTCACCATGGCAGCCACCACCACCTATCCCAGCAGCCTCTGTCGAGCTCGGTCAGCGCGCAAAACATCCGCAGCTGGGGCGAGGGGGGCAAGGGGGACTCACGGGAGGACTGCAGCCTCAATGTGGTCTTGGACTCTAGTGGGGCCCCGTCCCGTAGCCAGGGCTCCCTGGATCTAGAGAGCTCCCGCGAGGCAG AGGACAACAACTGGTACCCTAAAGACAATATGTTTAGCTTTCAGACTGCTACTACCACCATGCAGGC GATATC GAACTTCCGGAAGCATCTCAGAATGGTGGGCAGCAGGAGGATGAAGGCACAGA CATTTGCCGAGCGTAGAGCGATGAGTTTCAACCGCTCCTGGAGTGACCCCACCCCTGTCAAGAATGACTCTCCACATGACCCCAGAGACA GTGGGGACCTGCCTGCCTCGTGTGGGACCCTGGATGAGGGGGAGCGTGAGGAGCTagactgggaggaggagagggagatggagagacttGCCTGTGAGGGAGATGACTTCATCCCACCCAAAATCATG CTGATCTCCTCCAAAGTCCCCAAGGCGGAGTACGTTCCCACCATCATCCGCAGGGATGACCCCTCAATCATCCCTATCCTCTAT GACCATGAACATGCTACGTTTGATGATATCCTCG AGGAGATTGAGAAGAAGCTAACAGCCTACAGGAGAGGCAGCAGAATCTGGAGGATGCTCATCTTCTGTCAG GGAGGTCCAGGGCATCTGTACCTGTTGAAGAATAAAGTGGCCACATTCGCCAAGGTGGAGAAAGAAGAGGACATGAGCCA GTTCTGGAGGAGGCTGAGTCGGTTTATGAGCAAAGTGAACCCTGAACCCAACCTCATCCACATTATGGGCTGCTACGTCCTGGGAAACCCCAATGGAGAGAAG CTGTTCCAGAAGTTGAAGAACCTGATGAGGCCTTACTCCATCGAATTCGAGTCGCCACTGGAGCTGTCTGCGCAGG GAAAAGAGATGATTGAGATGTACTTTGACTTCCGTCTCTTCCGCCTGTGGAAAACTCGCCAGCACTCCAAACTCCTGGACTACGAGGATCTTTTATGA
- the LOC110509722 gene encoding NMDA receptor synaptonuclear signaling and neuronal migration factor isoform X4: MGTAVSKRKNIRNDATSSVAAKVRAARAFGEYLSHTHPENRNGSAHLLSDTFVVPDSVSPGGVRHHNNNHPYPHRGSPASPESSLVKHPLDHLQPPPASITTTKTRLSLERSFSAEEDQQKCVECALQPARVYTITGEHGMLGSNRGSKESLELELLKGASPLVQPSTSPSSTSSSSPTQHHLRHGHRSNTHRDDGSHRHGNPVAGGSGSNHHTLNVTGGGASHHGHHGSHHHLSQQPLSSSVSAQNIRSWGEGGKGDSREDCSLNVVLDSSGAPSRSQGSLDLESSREAGKQHRRLERMCSVDRMTGLEREDNNWYPKDNMFSFQTATTTMQAISAFRGFVQRKRRERELDSAEVIQRNFRKHLRMVGSRRMKAQSGDLPASCGTLDEGEREELDWEEEREMERLACEGDDFIPPKIMLISSKVPKAEYVPTIIRRDDPSIIPILYDHEHATFDDILEEIEKKLTAYRRGSRIWRMLIFCQGGPGHLYLLKNKVATFAKVEKEEDMSQFWRRLSRFMSKVNPEPNLIHIMGCYVLGNPNGEKLFQKLKNLMRPYSIEFESPLELSAQGKEMIEMYFDFRLFRLWKTRQHSKLLDYEDLL; encoded by the exons AGCAGCGCGAGCGTTTGGAGAGTACCTGTCCCACACACACCCTGAGAACCGAAACGGCTCAG CCCATCTCCTGTCTGACACGTTTGTTGTCCCAGACTCTGTCTCCCCTGGCGGTGTCCgtcaccacaacaacaaccatccATACCCCCACAGGGGCTCTCCGGCCTCCCCTGAGTCCAGCCTGGTGAAGCATCCGCTGGACCACCTCCAGCCCCCGCccgcctccatcaccaccaccaagACCCGCCTGTCTCTGGAGCGCAGCTTCTCGGCCGAGGAGGACCAGCAGAAGTGTGTGGAGTGCGCCCTGCAGCCCGCCCGCGTCTACACCATCACCGGAGAGCACGGTATGCTGGGTAGCAACCGGGGCAGCAAGGAGAGCCTGGAGCTGGAGCTGCTGAAGGGGGCGTCACCCCTGGTCcagccctccacctccccctcctccacctcctcctcctcacccaccCAGCACCACCTCCGTCACGGTCACCGCAGCAACACTCACCGCGATGACGGGAGCCATCGTCACGGCAACCCCGTGGCCGGCGGCAGTGGCAGCAACCATCACACTCTGAATGTTACTGGTGGGGGAGCCTCCCACCATGGTCACCATGGCAGCCACCACCACCTATCCCAGCAGCCTCTGTCGAGCTCGGTCAGCGCGCAAAACATCCGCAGCTGGGGCGAGGGGGGCAAGGGGGACTCACGGGAGGACTGCAGCCTCAATGTGGTCTTGGACTCTAGTGGGGCCCCGTCCCGTAGCCAGGGCTCCCTGGATCTAGAGAGCTCCCGCGAGGCAGGCAAGCAACACAGGCGCCTAGAGAGGATGTGCAGTGTGGACCGGATGACTGGGCTGGAGAGAG AGGACAACAACTGGTACCCTAAAGACAATATGTTTAGCTTTCAGACTGCTACTACCACCATGCAGGC GATATC GGCTTTCCGGGGATTTGtgcagagaaagaggagagagagggagctggatTCGGCTGAAGTCATCCAGAG GAACTTCCGGAAGCATCTCAGAATGGTGGGCAGCAGGAGGATGAAGGCACAGA GTGGGGACCTGCCTGCCTCGTGTGGGACCCTGGATGAGGGGGAGCGTGAGGAGCTagactgggaggaggagagggagatggagagacttGCCTGTGAGGGAGATGACTTCATCCCACCCAAAATCATG CTGATCTCCTCCAAAGTCCCCAAGGCGGAGTACGTTCCCACCATCATCCGCAGGGATGACCCCTCAATCATCCCTATCCTCTAT GACCATGAACATGCTACGTTTGATGATATCCTCG AGGAGATTGAGAAGAAGCTAACAGCCTACAGGAGAGGCAGCAGAATCTGGAGGATGCTCATCTTCTGTCAG GGAGGTCCAGGGCATCTGTACCTGTTGAAGAATAAAGTGGCCACATTCGCCAAGGTGGAGAAAGAAGAGGACATGAGCCA GTTCTGGAGGAGGCTGAGTCGGTTTATGAGCAAAGTGAACCCTGAACCCAACCTCATCCACATTATGGGCTGCTACGTCCTGGGAAACCCCAATGGAGAGAAG CTGTTCCAGAAGTTGAAGAACCTGATGAGGCCTTACTCCATCGAATTCGAGTCGCCACTGGAGCTGTCTGCGCAGG GAAAAGAGATGATTGAGATGTACTTTGACTTCCGTCTCTTCCGCCTGTGGAAAACTCGCCAGCACTCCAAACTCCTGGACTACGAGGATCTTTTATGA
- the LOC110509722 gene encoding NMDA receptor synaptonuclear signaling and neuronal migration factor isoform X1: protein MGTAVSKRKNIRNDATSSVAAKVRAARAFGEYLSHTHPENRNGSAHLLSDTFVVPDSVSPGGVRHHNNNHPYPHRGSPASPESSLVKHPLDHLQPPPASITTTKTRLSLERSFSAEEDQQKCVECALQPARVYTITGEHGMLGSNRGSKESLELELLKGASPLVQPSTSPSSTSSSSPTQHHLRHGHRSNTHRDDGSHRHGNPVAGGSGSNHHTLNVTGGGASHHGHHGSHHHLSQQPLSSSVSAQNIRSWGEGGKGDSREDCSLNVVLDSSGAPSRSQGSLDLESSREAGKQHRRLERMCSVDRMTGLEREDNNWYPKDNMFSFQTATTTMQAISAFRGFVQRKRRERELDSAEVIQRNFRKHLRMVGSRRMKAQTFAERRAMSFNRSWSDPTPVKNDSPHDPRDSGDLPASCGTLDEGEREELDWEEEREMERLACEGDDFIPPKIMLISSKVPKAEYVPTIIRRDDPSIIPILYDHEHATFDDILEEIEKKLTAYRRGSRIWRMLIFCQGGPGHLYLLKNKVATFAKVEKEEDMSQFWRRLSRFMSKVNPEPNLIHIMGCYVLGNPNGEKLFQKLKNLMRPYSIEFESPLELSAQGKEMIEMYFDFRLFRLWKTRQHSKLLDYEDLL from the exons AGCAGCGCGAGCGTTTGGAGAGTACCTGTCCCACACACACCCTGAGAACCGAAACGGCTCAG CCCATCTCCTGTCTGACACGTTTGTTGTCCCAGACTCTGTCTCCCCTGGCGGTGTCCgtcaccacaacaacaaccatccATACCCCCACAGGGGCTCTCCGGCCTCCCCTGAGTCCAGCCTGGTGAAGCATCCGCTGGACCACCTCCAGCCCCCGCccgcctccatcaccaccaccaagACCCGCCTGTCTCTGGAGCGCAGCTTCTCGGCCGAGGAGGACCAGCAGAAGTGTGTGGAGTGCGCCCTGCAGCCCGCCCGCGTCTACACCATCACCGGAGAGCACGGTATGCTGGGTAGCAACCGGGGCAGCAAGGAGAGCCTGGAGCTGGAGCTGCTGAAGGGGGCGTCACCCCTGGTCcagccctccacctccccctcctccacctcctcctcctcacccaccCAGCACCACCTCCGTCACGGTCACCGCAGCAACACTCACCGCGATGACGGGAGCCATCGTCACGGCAACCCCGTGGCCGGCGGCAGTGGCAGCAACCATCACACTCTGAATGTTACTGGTGGGGGAGCCTCCCACCATGGTCACCATGGCAGCCACCACCACCTATCCCAGCAGCCTCTGTCGAGCTCGGTCAGCGCGCAAAACATCCGCAGCTGGGGCGAGGGGGGCAAGGGGGACTCACGGGAGGACTGCAGCCTCAATGTGGTCTTGGACTCTAGTGGGGCCCCGTCCCGTAGCCAGGGCTCCCTGGATCTAGAGAGCTCCCGCGAGGCAGGCAAGCAACACAGGCGCCTAGAGAGGATGTGCAGTGTGGACCGGATGACTGGGCTGGAGAGAG AGGACAACAACTGGTACCCTAAAGACAATATGTTTAGCTTTCAGACTGCTACTACCACCATGCAGGC GATATC GGCTTTCCGGGGATTTGtgcagagaaagaggagagagagggagctggatTCGGCTGAAGTCATCCAGAG GAACTTCCGGAAGCATCTCAGAATGGTGGGCAGCAGGAGGATGAAGGCACAGA CATTTGCCGAGCGTAGAGCGATGAGTTTCAACCGCTCCTGGAGTGACCCCACCCCTGTCAAGAATGACTCTCCACATGACCCCAGAGACA GTGGGGACCTGCCTGCCTCGTGTGGGACCCTGGATGAGGGGGAGCGTGAGGAGCTagactgggaggaggagagggagatggagagacttGCCTGTGAGGGAGATGACTTCATCCCACCCAAAATCATG CTGATCTCCTCCAAAGTCCCCAAGGCGGAGTACGTTCCCACCATCATCCGCAGGGATGACCCCTCAATCATCCCTATCCTCTAT GACCATGAACATGCTACGTTTGATGATATCCTCG AGGAGATTGAGAAGAAGCTAACAGCCTACAGGAGAGGCAGCAGAATCTGGAGGATGCTCATCTTCTGTCAG GGAGGTCCAGGGCATCTGTACCTGTTGAAGAATAAAGTGGCCACATTCGCCAAGGTGGAGAAAGAAGAGGACATGAGCCA GTTCTGGAGGAGGCTGAGTCGGTTTATGAGCAAAGTGAACCCTGAACCCAACCTCATCCACATTATGGGCTGCTACGTCCTGGGAAACCCCAATGGAGAGAAG CTGTTCCAGAAGTTGAAGAACCTGATGAGGCCTTACTCCATCGAATTCGAGTCGCCACTGGAGCTGTCTGCGCAGG GAAAAGAGATGATTGAGATGTACTTTGACTTCCGTCTCTTCCGCCTGTGGAAAACTCGCCAGCACTCCAAACTCCTGGACTACGAGGATCTTTTATGA
- the LOC110509722 gene encoding NMDA receptor synaptonuclear signaling and neuronal migration factor isoform X3 gives MGTAVSKRKNIRNDATSSVAAKVRAARAFGEYLSHTHPENRNGSAHLLSDTFVVPDSVSPGGVRHHNNNHPYPHRGSPASPESSLVKHPLDHLQPPPASITTTKTRLSLERSFSAEEDQQKCVECALQPARVYTITGEHGMLGSNRGSKESLELELLKGASPLVQPSTSPSSTSSSSPTQHHLRHGHRSNTHRDDGSHRHGNPVAGGSGSNHHTLNVTGGGASHHGHHGSHHHLSQQPLSSSVSAQNIRSWGEGGKGDSREDCSLNVVLDSSGAPSRSQGSLDLESSREAGKQHRRLERMCSVDRMTGLEREDNNWYPKDNMFSFQTATTTMQAISNFRKHLRMVGSRRMKAQTFAERRAMSFNRSWSDPTPVKNDSPHDPRDSGDLPASCGTLDEGEREELDWEEEREMERLACEGDDFIPPKIMLISSKVPKAEYVPTIIRRDDPSIIPILYDHEHATFDDILEEIEKKLTAYRRGSRIWRMLIFCQGGPGHLYLLKNKVATFAKVEKEEDMSQFWRRLSRFMSKVNPEPNLIHIMGCYVLGNPNGEKLFQKLKNLMRPYSIEFESPLELSAQGKEMIEMYFDFRLFRLWKTRQHSKLLDYEDLL, from the exons AGCAGCGCGAGCGTTTGGAGAGTACCTGTCCCACACACACCCTGAGAACCGAAACGGCTCAG CCCATCTCCTGTCTGACACGTTTGTTGTCCCAGACTCTGTCTCCCCTGGCGGTGTCCgtcaccacaacaacaaccatccATACCCCCACAGGGGCTCTCCGGCCTCCCCTGAGTCCAGCCTGGTGAAGCATCCGCTGGACCACCTCCAGCCCCCGCccgcctccatcaccaccaccaagACCCGCCTGTCTCTGGAGCGCAGCTTCTCGGCCGAGGAGGACCAGCAGAAGTGTGTGGAGTGCGCCCTGCAGCCCGCCCGCGTCTACACCATCACCGGAGAGCACGGTATGCTGGGTAGCAACCGGGGCAGCAAGGAGAGCCTGGAGCTGGAGCTGCTGAAGGGGGCGTCACCCCTGGTCcagccctccacctccccctcctccacctcctcctcctcacccaccCAGCACCACCTCCGTCACGGTCACCGCAGCAACACTCACCGCGATGACGGGAGCCATCGTCACGGCAACCCCGTGGCCGGCGGCAGTGGCAGCAACCATCACACTCTGAATGTTACTGGTGGGGGAGCCTCCCACCATGGTCACCATGGCAGCCACCACCACCTATCCCAGCAGCCTCTGTCGAGCTCGGTCAGCGCGCAAAACATCCGCAGCTGGGGCGAGGGGGGCAAGGGGGACTCACGGGAGGACTGCAGCCTCAATGTGGTCTTGGACTCTAGTGGGGCCCCGTCCCGTAGCCAGGGCTCCCTGGATCTAGAGAGCTCCCGCGAGGCAGGCAAGCAACACAGGCGCCTAGAGAGGATGTGCAGTGTGGACCGGATGACTGGGCTGGAGAGAG AGGACAACAACTGGTACCCTAAAGACAATATGTTTAGCTTTCAGACTGCTACTACCACCATGCAGGC GATATC GAACTTCCGGAAGCATCTCAGAATGGTGGGCAGCAGGAGGATGAAGGCACAGA CATTTGCCGAGCGTAGAGCGATGAGTTTCAACCGCTCCTGGAGTGACCCCACCCCTGTCAAGAATGACTCTCCACATGACCCCAGAGACA GTGGGGACCTGCCTGCCTCGTGTGGGACCCTGGATGAGGGGGAGCGTGAGGAGCTagactgggaggaggagagggagatggagagacttGCCTGTGAGGGAGATGACTTCATCCCACCCAAAATCATG CTGATCTCCTCCAAAGTCCCCAAGGCGGAGTACGTTCCCACCATCATCCGCAGGGATGACCCCTCAATCATCCCTATCCTCTAT GACCATGAACATGCTACGTTTGATGATATCCTCG AGGAGATTGAGAAGAAGCTAACAGCCTACAGGAGAGGCAGCAGAATCTGGAGGATGCTCATCTTCTGTCAG GGAGGTCCAGGGCATCTGTACCTGTTGAAGAATAAAGTGGCCACATTCGCCAAGGTGGAGAAAGAAGAGGACATGAGCCA GTTCTGGAGGAGGCTGAGTCGGTTTATGAGCAAAGTGAACCCTGAACCCAACCTCATCCACATTATGGGCTGCTACGTCCTGGGAAACCCCAATGGAGAGAAG CTGTTCCAGAAGTTGAAGAACCTGATGAGGCCTTACTCCATCGAATTCGAGTCGCCACTGGAGCTGTCTGCGCAGG GAAAAGAGATGATTGAGATGTACTTTGACTTCCGTCTCTTCCGCCTGTGGAAAACTCGCCAGCACTCCAAACTCCTGGACTACGAGGATCTTTTATGA
- the LOC110509722 gene encoding NMDA receptor synaptonuclear signaling and neuronal migration factor isoform X2, with the protein MGTAVSKRKNIRNDATSSVAAKVRAARAFGEYLSHTHPENRNGSAHLLSDTFVVPDSVSPGGVRHHNNNHPYPHRGSPASPESSLVKHPLDHLQPPPASITTTKTRLSLERSFSAEEDQQKCVECALQPARVYTITGEHGMLGSNRGSKESLELELLKGASPLVQPSTSPSSTSSSSPTQHHLRHGHRSNTHRDDGSHRHGNPVAGGSGSNHHTLNVTGGGASHHGHHGSHHHLSQQPLSSSVSAQNIRSWGEGGKGDSREDCSLNVVLDSSGAPSRSQGSLDLESSREAEDNNWYPKDNMFSFQTATTTMQAISAFRGFVQRKRRERELDSAEVIQRNFRKHLRMVGSRRMKAQTFAERRAMSFNRSWSDPTPVKNDSPHDPRDSGDLPASCGTLDEGEREELDWEEEREMERLACEGDDFIPPKIMLISSKVPKAEYVPTIIRRDDPSIIPILYDHEHATFDDILEEIEKKLTAYRRGSRIWRMLIFCQGGPGHLYLLKNKVATFAKVEKEEDMSQFWRRLSRFMSKVNPEPNLIHIMGCYVLGNPNGEKLFQKLKNLMRPYSIEFESPLELSAQGKEMIEMYFDFRLFRLWKTRQHSKLLDYEDLL; encoded by the exons AGCAGCGCGAGCGTTTGGAGAGTACCTGTCCCACACACACCCTGAGAACCGAAACGGCTCAG CCCATCTCCTGTCTGACACGTTTGTTGTCCCAGACTCTGTCTCCCCTGGCGGTGTCCgtcaccacaacaacaaccatccATACCCCCACAGGGGCTCTCCGGCCTCCCCTGAGTCCAGCCTGGTGAAGCATCCGCTGGACCACCTCCAGCCCCCGCccgcctccatcaccaccaccaagACCCGCCTGTCTCTGGAGCGCAGCTTCTCGGCCGAGGAGGACCAGCAGAAGTGTGTGGAGTGCGCCCTGCAGCCCGCCCGCGTCTACACCATCACCGGAGAGCACGGTATGCTGGGTAGCAACCGGGGCAGCAAGGAGAGCCTGGAGCTGGAGCTGCTGAAGGGGGCGTCACCCCTGGTCcagccctccacctccccctcctccacctcctcctcctcacccaccCAGCACCACCTCCGTCACGGTCACCGCAGCAACACTCACCGCGATGACGGGAGCCATCGTCACGGCAACCCCGTGGCCGGCGGCAGTGGCAGCAACCATCACACTCTGAATGTTACTGGTGGGGGAGCCTCCCACCATGGTCACCATGGCAGCCACCACCACCTATCCCAGCAGCCTCTGTCGAGCTCGGTCAGCGCGCAAAACATCCGCAGCTGGGGCGAGGGGGGCAAGGGGGACTCACGGGAGGACTGCAGCCTCAATGTGGTCTTGGACTCTAGTGGGGCCCCGTCCCGTAGCCAGGGCTCCCTGGATCTAGAGAGCTCCCGCGAGGCAG AGGACAACAACTGGTACCCTAAAGACAATATGTTTAGCTTTCAGACTGCTACTACCACCATGCAGGC GATATC GGCTTTCCGGGGATTTGtgcagagaaagaggagagagagggagctggatTCGGCTGAAGTCATCCAGAG GAACTTCCGGAAGCATCTCAGAATGGTGGGCAGCAGGAGGATGAAGGCACAGA CATTTGCCGAGCGTAGAGCGATGAGTTTCAACCGCTCCTGGAGTGACCCCACCCCTGTCAAGAATGACTCTCCACATGACCCCAGAGACA GTGGGGACCTGCCTGCCTCGTGTGGGACCCTGGATGAGGGGGAGCGTGAGGAGCTagactgggaggaggagagggagatggagagacttGCCTGTGAGGGAGATGACTTCATCCCACCCAAAATCATG CTGATCTCCTCCAAAGTCCCCAAGGCGGAGTACGTTCCCACCATCATCCGCAGGGATGACCCCTCAATCATCCCTATCCTCTAT GACCATGAACATGCTACGTTTGATGATATCCTCG AGGAGATTGAGAAGAAGCTAACAGCCTACAGGAGAGGCAGCAGAATCTGGAGGATGCTCATCTTCTGTCAG GGAGGTCCAGGGCATCTGTACCTGTTGAAGAATAAAGTGGCCACATTCGCCAAGGTGGAGAAAGAAGAGGACATGAGCCA GTTCTGGAGGAGGCTGAGTCGGTTTATGAGCAAAGTGAACCCTGAACCCAACCTCATCCACATTATGGGCTGCTACGTCCTGGGAAACCCCAATGGAGAGAAG CTGTTCCAGAAGTTGAAGAACCTGATGAGGCCTTACTCCATCGAATTCGAGTCGCCACTGGAGCTGTCTGCGCAGG GAAAAGAGATGATTGAGATGTACTTTGACTTCCGTCTCTTCCGCCTGTGGAAAACTCGCCAGCACTCCAAACTCCTGGACTACGAGGATCTTTTATGA
- the LOC110509722 gene encoding NMDA receptor synaptonuclear signaling and neuronal migration factor isoform X6, whose amino-acid sequence MGTAVSKRKNIRNDATSSVAAKVRAARAFGEYLSHTHPENRNGSAHLLSDTFVVPDSVSPGGVRHHNNNHPYPHRGSPASPESSLVKHPLDHLQPPPASITTTKTRLSLERSFSAEEDQQKCVECALQPARVYTITGEHGMLGSNRGSKESLELELLKGASPLVQPSTSPSSTSSSSPTQHHLRHGHRSNTHRDDGSHRHGNPVAGGSGSNHHTLNVTGGGASHHGHHGSHHHLSQQPLSSSVSAQNIRSWGEGGKGDSREDCSLNVVLDSSGAPSRSQGSLDLESSREAGKQHRRLERMCSVDRMTGLEREDNNWYPKDNMFSFQTATTTMQAISNFRKHLRMVGSRRMKAQSGDLPASCGTLDEGEREELDWEEEREMERLACEGDDFIPPKIMLISSKVPKAEYVPTIIRRDDPSIIPILYDHEHATFDDILEEIEKKLTAYRRGSRIWRMLIFCQGGPGHLYLLKNKVATFAKVEKEEDMSQFWRRLSRFMSKVNPEPNLIHIMGCYVLGNPNGEKLFQKLKNLMRPYSIEFESPLELSAQGKEMIEMYFDFRLFRLWKTRQHSKLLDYEDLL is encoded by the exons AGCAGCGCGAGCGTTTGGAGAGTACCTGTCCCACACACACCCTGAGAACCGAAACGGCTCAG CCCATCTCCTGTCTGACACGTTTGTTGTCCCAGACTCTGTCTCCCCTGGCGGTGTCCgtcaccacaacaacaaccatccATACCCCCACAGGGGCTCTCCGGCCTCCCCTGAGTCCAGCCTGGTGAAGCATCCGCTGGACCACCTCCAGCCCCCGCccgcctccatcaccaccaccaagACCCGCCTGTCTCTGGAGCGCAGCTTCTCGGCCGAGGAGGACCAGCAGAAGTGTGTGGAGTGCGCCCTGCAGCCCGCCCGCGTCTACACCATCACCGGAGAGCACGGTATGCTGGGTAGCAACCGGGGCAGCAAGGAGAGCCTGGAGCTGGAGCTGCTGAAGGGGGCGTCACCCCTGGTCcagccctccacctccccctcctccacctcctcctcctcacccaccCAGCACCACCTCCGTCACGGTCACCGCAGCAACACTCACCGCGATGACGGGAGCCATCGTCACGGCAACCCCGTGGCCGGCGGCAGTGGCAGCAACCATCACACTCTGAATGTTACTGGTGGGGGAGCCTCCCACCATGGTCACCATGGCAGCCACCACCACCTATCCCAGCAGCCTCTGTCGAGCTCGGTCAGCGCGCAAAACATCCGCAGCTGGGGCGAGGGGGGCAAGGGGGACTCACGGGAGGACTGCAGCCTCAATGTGGTCTTGGACTCTAGTGGGGCCCCGTCCCGTAGCCAGGGCTCCCTGGATCTAGAGAGCTCCCGCGAGGCAGGCAAGCAACACAGGCGCCTAGAGAGGATGTGCAGTGTGGACCGGATGACTGGGCTGGAGAGAG AGGACAACAACTGGTACCCTAAAGACAATATGTTTAGCTTTCAGACTGCTACTACCACCATGCAGGC GATATC GAACTTCCGGAAGCATCTCAGAATGGTGGGCAGCAGGAGGATGAAGGCACAGA GTGGGGACCTGCCTGCCTCGTGTGGGACCCTGGATGAGGGGGAGCGTGAGGAGCTagactgggaggaggagagggagatggagagacttGCCTGTGAGGGAGATGACTTCATCCCACCCAAAATCATG CTGATCTCCTCCAAAGTCCCCAAGGCGGAGTACGTTCCCACCATCATCCGCAGGGATGACCCCTCAATCATCCCTATCCTCTAT GACCATGAACATGCTACGTTTGATGATATCCTCG AGGAGATTGAGAAGAAGCTAACAGCCTACAGGAGAGGCAGCAGAATCTGGAGGATGCTCATCTTCTGTCAG GGAGGTCCAGGGCATCTGTACCTGTTGAAGAATAAAGTGGCCACATTCGCCAAGGTGGAGAAAGAAGAGGACATGAGCCA GTTCTGGAGGAGGCTGAGTCGGTTTATGAGCAAAGTGAACCCTGAACCCAACCTCATCCACATTATGGGCTGCTACGTCCTGGGAAACCCCAATGGAGAGAAG CTGTTCCAGAAGTTGAAGAACCTGATGAGGCCTTACTCCATCGAATTCGAGTCGCCACTGGAGCTGTCTGCGCAGG GAAAAGAGATGATTGAGATGTACTTTGACTTCCGTCTCTTCCGCCTGTGGAAAACTCGCCAGCACTCCAAACTCCTGGACTACGAGGATCTTTTATGA